caaatatatatatagtataagtATATACCTGACACCTCGCAAATATTTACACAATCAGATCACTTCTTAGGTAATTACGTATAAATCTCTTAGCAATAATAGAAATTAATGATAACTGACGTGCTACtcttttgtcccattttatgtgatgcATACACCAATTCCTTCGTAATATGTCCAAAAAAAAGATAcatttttaaaatgtctttttctCTATTAAATTTCTCGTCGACTcaaaatatatcacataaaatgagaacAAGGAAGTATAATATAGGTTAAAATTCATAAGTcgtattaaaaatatattatatttatactgtaagtgtatataatatatatacctTTTGCTAGGAACCCTGTAGCACCAGTGACAAGAATATTTTTCCCTTCGAAAAAATCAACAATCCCTATGCCATTATCATTACCATGCATGATTTCAAGTTGATAGTGTCCTACATTTTCAGATTTCATGCAAAACAATTTTGTTCTAGCTATTTTATGATTCTCaaatgatgaaatattgttacTATATTCAAACCtagaagaaaaatgttttttagaaaataatttagttgGTGATAATTCCCTTGTGTtaagggagaaaatatttttggagagAAGCATATTGGCAATTagcaaaaaaaaactaaagagaGAAGTTGTGGGATAGAAGCTAAAATGTtcttctctatttatagagCCAAAAATCTGCTTTTTTAATGTGTCACTTGATGAATATAgtaatattgtat
This is a stretch of genomic DNA from Solanum stenotomum isolate F172 unplaced genomic scaffold, ASM1918654v1 scaffold2653, whole genome shotgun sequence. It encodes these proteins:
- the LOC125851495 gene encoding fatty acyl-CoA reductase 2, chloroplastic-like, whose amino-acid sequence is MLLSKNIFSLNTRELSPTKLFSKKHFSSRFEYSNNISSFENHKIARTKLFCMKSENVGHYQLEIMHGNDNGIGIVDFFEGKNILVTGATGFLAKALIEKMLRTTPKVNKIYLLIRAKDKEAAFHRLKAEIMESELFKCLEEMHGESYKSFIENKLIPIVGNIYEPNLGMDIITSDKIAQEIDLI